TTGCATATTGCTTTTAAATGATAGTTTAAATTAGTGGATCTAGGTACTCTTGCGTTCATGTCATAAAACGTGACTACATGCCGATCAATCCTTCTTGGATAAAATGAAGCAGTCACTGATAATCCAAACTTTCAAACAGCAAGTGAGTTTGAAAATTAACTCATAATAATCTAGTATCCATAGTATCATAACAGATGATTATAACATAAACATGATAAATCATAATTACTCATCATCATGACAACAGCTTCAAAGTAATCATATTCACCTATCTAATAACTAGACTTATGAAAATTTTGTTTACCAATAATTATGCAAGAATAGTTCCCTTTAATTAAAATCGTGATTAAAAATGGTCCGTACAATGAACTTCTCAACAAACAATTACAAACTAAAGTTACTAACatctaaatttttaaaaaaataagttaaaatATTCTGTGAAGTAATGTgcaaaaataaatgaacaaacgtGTTCATTGTGTTATTAGGACAATGAAGATGTGGAAACACAACATAACAGAAATAATTATAAACCTTCTCCACATTAATCAGTAAAAAACTAAGGGTAAACTGACTGATAACACAAACTACTGAAATAAACTCTAATTACAAActggaaaataaaatttgttatAAAGTGCTACTACATAACCATGAAGTCATAAAAAACAACTACATGTgcaatttcatttattatcttATCAAAAAAAAAGATTACAAATGTTCATTACATGTCAAGAATAGAAATCATGCAAGTGAAATAAATAAGTGCTGCTTTAACACATTAATCTACATTGGACGATGATTATTTTATCCCAAAAGGTGTAATGCTGAAATAAGATAGTGGAAAGAATTATCTAGACTGAAATAGATTATTACTGAAATGGTTTACGAACAACAAAAAATTTTGATAACAGATACTACATCAATGCAGTCAACTAGATATGTATCCGAAAGTTCATCATTTTTTTAACAAATGAACAGCTTGGAGTAAAAAAAACCACTAACTGAATTGTACCTAAATATTCTCTGTCTGACTGTCTTAAACTAGTCTAAAATTTAATGAAGTATATTTTTTCAGCTTTGATCATCATATCACGAGGACCGATTTTATCTTAAACTATCCTGATATGAAATAACTACTTAAATAATACATTAATTTACTTATATGACAGATGACTTGAGCATTAATTTGCATATCCAACTGCGTAATCGCCTTGACAAGGTTTTATTTATCGCACACACACAGacgcctccaaatgccctggtacggccgagagcaGGGAGTGCCCGCCCTCTTTCTCAAAATGCTcccacacggccacgcgtatatagcctctggcAGGGAATCCCATTGGTTGCAATTGCATGACGCCATCAAAACACAGAGTAAATTTGCTtccggcttcgcgaaacgtcccgcttataagcactgggtttcttcaagctccttacaactcatcaaaacccgtcggtctactccgggtgactgtaagtttgaccacaaacgaagatTGTTACTGAATGAAATTGAGCAAAGCTTGCATAAGGATCGAGAAGCCTAGTGGAcagagcgtgctaatgagatggaagcagcattGTATCTGGTAACTACCAGTTCTTCCAACTCATTTGAGCCAGTGACAGCAAGAAGTCTGATGTGAGTGAAACAATTTGTGAGGATGACGGAATGCTGATCACTAACATaaatcgacgtcttggacgatgggcagaattATTTGAAGAGCAGAACTGGCCTGTTGCTCCGGCAACATTGATCAGACTGTCGTGCCCTCCATGGCCGGTGATGACTGCTCCACTAAATGAGGTGGAAGTCCGTAAGGAACATCAATCCTTAAAGCGccacaaatcaccgggcccaaaCGACTTGCCTCCGGCTCTTTTAAAAGAtgatggtgactttctggctgaGGAACTGAttgagttgtttacaaaggtctgggagctagagagtcgatagttgtccctatctttaaaaaaggtttacgtcgttcctgtaacaactatcgggggataagtctacttccgattgagTCCAAACTATTAGCTTCTGTCATACTTTGTAGATTTTTCAAAACCCGGGAAAGATTGACTCgtgaggagcaggctggttttcgttcttgTCGAGGATGCAGTGATCATAtattcaccctccgccaaatgttagaacaccgtcttacttatcgcaggccaacaatcgtagtgtttcttgacgtTACGCCTACCTACAATTCCTTCGAAaggactgttctctggaattgtctattgaagaagagtGTGCCTGacaagtttattaacatcttaaaggccctgtatacaaacacctcaaacagagtgagggcatacaaccgcCTTTCTCTactgttccattcaagcaaaggggttaggcagggttgcacgatctcaccattcctctacAACTTtgtcatcgatgacattctggaaacggCTCTGAtgaatgtaagtaatggcggtgtggatctgctgcctggagaaagacttctcgaccttgagtatgcagatgatattgtcttactgtgcgataatgcccaaagcatgcaatccgcacttaatcagttagcaatcagtgtccgcaagtacggtatgtgctttgcaccttcgaagggCAAAGTCCTTCTACAAGACTGgaaggattctaatcctgtactcaccctagatggtgagcagattaaaggagtcgagaagttcgtgtatctaggtagctatataagtgctggtggtggcgtgagtgatgagattgatgcacgcaTAGTgtaagccagagcggcttatgccaatctaggccatctttggtgccttcgtgatgttagtctggctgtaaaaggtcggatctacaacgcgtcggtgagagcagttttgctctatgcttgtgaaacctggcctctccgagttgaggttGTTAGatgactctctgtgtttgatcatcgtcgtctccgaaggattgctaacatccagtggcaacaccatattagtaatgcagaggttcggcatcgtgtgttcgggcgcagagatgataatatatattacttaaaaagtgaagtgaaaaatattttgtaataatACCGTGTTTGTTTAGCTAATAATCGGGAGAAATGTAACTTTAAGCAAATAGTATCAGGAAAACTGGTAAGAGACAAAAAGAGTTATAAGTAAATTATCGAAAAAGTGTTGAAATCATATCTAATACTAGACTGTATTCAAAGATTTTAGAACATTGTCTTAGcatctcatttgatttagtGATTCATGACTTAACTTTCAAGCTCAACGGGAAAATATAAAACTCGCATATATTGGAATAACACttgattatttttatacataTCGTACAACGGATAATAACAAACGAAGTAGATGGGTCTTGATAGAAGTGACCGATACTAAAAAAGCTAACATACTTTAATATGTAATGAATAACAGCTTGAGTAATCTTGATAAAACAGTTCAATGACTATTAAATATAGATATTCAGAAAATTATCATACGTTTCAAATAAAATGTAACTCtctgaatgaaaataaattagtaGTCTGGACAAATTACAAACTCAATTTAAAGTAAAATAGGATATTCATTGCCAAAATACTAACGTTATTATGTTACATTTTAGAAAAACAAGACTGACCAATCATCAAATTACAGTTCACCATTTATACAAATAATAGAAACTTTATGATTCATCTTGATAATTACGAATATGAGCGCTAAACTAAACAATTTCAACAGGTAATAACATTGTATTAATTATTATAAGatgttattttaaatttaactCTTAATTAACACGGGAAAACTTAATTTAAAATTCAAATTAATCTTAAGGAACAATTTATGGTCAATCATTGCATAATATTAGAGAACGGCATTAAAAGTTAAGTCAAATACGACtgattggtcctgggttcgaatctcgcgaggcgggactATGGATGcgaacttctgaggagtcccacaataggacaaaacggccatccagtacttccaggttttccatggtagtctagcttcaattgaataatgaattcaactacaaaattactgaaatctccaccaaacccctcctgataacaaacaataataataatcatcactgAACAGTCTGTTTATGGGTATAAGTCTAATAATCTTGCATTATAATGaaagtaagtaattaaattaTCACAATAAGTAAAATCGCAATGAGACTTACACAGCATTGGTTATGAATACTGTAGGTAAATCCACATACTTCCAAGATGATGCACGATATCGTTCAACAAGAAATTGAAATAATGATTCTTCGGTCTCTGGAGTTTTACCTAATTCCAATTCACCTGTTGAACTATGTGACCAACAGGTAGGACACAGATAAGACGGTGGGAATTGAACTTTAGGTGCAGTTGGATCTTCCGATGGTTGACCAGCTAAACGTTTATTTACACGATTATGTACTGCGTTCAACCATAAAACAGTATCTCTAGGAGTCTCTGGAGCTTTAGGCAAAGTAGGAATAACTGATTCATCAAATACAAATTCATTTGAATTAGGAGTGACACGATTTTCCGGTAAGATAGATTCCCCTGGTCTTGCTAAGTTTGCTGTATTCAGTGCAAAATGAaatgcacagtatgtacatgAAAAAAATCGAGGGATGAAACGACCTAAAGCATGAGCGACTGCATCAACTTGATTATCTAAAAGCGAAAAATACAGAACATTTAAATATATACATTTTGATAAGAATTAATTATTTAGACGGAAATAGAAtaagaaatatttatatttcgTCAAACCTATCAAAAACACTTATTTTATCCAAATTTATAAAGTTTCTGATGATTTACCACGGAGTATTATCACCTTCCTAAATACCTGGATGCAGTACTTTTAATAATAGTTTCGTTCAGCTAAAAATAATCTGAATTAGTTTGAAACAATATGGAAGATACTTATTACTAGTTAACTTTGATGGCTTCTACCTAATGAGTATACTAAGTAAACAgaagaaaattcaaataaacaaaacttaTTAATAATATGCAAGTTTCGTTGTTAAGTTAAAAGTCATGTCTTTTGTGTGAGAACTTATAATCCTAAACTACTCTTTATATTTAAGTTAATGTAGCGAGCTTGAAAACCGAAGATCAATTTATATGCTTAAGAAAACGACCTAATTTCGAAGAAAATGATTTTTAAGCAAAAAGATAAAAgtttgaaatacattttatcTACTTTAACTTAGACAGTTCTGAGAATGTACAACCAGTTCTCATACTGAATGTTTGACTACCAGTTGAACCTACCAAATGAGTTGCATTACAATAGTTTTTCGAAAGTTAAAGGACTTATCAAATTATTACatgtaaaaattattattagcttACTATCTGGTTGAGTAAACTTAACATGTACAAATAGAATGCATTAAATTCATGAAGGTAAGACAAGGGGATAAAATTGTAACATTTATCCAGTTGAAAATTTCGTGCTCTTAAACAATTGACGTGAGGATGATAAAAATTCTGATTTTTAAGCATAAATTTTTATGatagtaaatataaatattgactTTAGAAAAAAAGTAGATAAAATATTAACCTGGACTGGAGGACGATAACAGGTATTGCTCTACGGTTAATGCATGAAATAAAGTCCATAAACCGCATGGATATCCTCTAAAATGTGGTTTACTTCCATTACACGCTATAAATGGTCCTTTATATAAAGGGAACTGATAGAGATTTAAAAAAAGGGACAGTAAATAGATTTCGTAATTAAGAAgtataaaacaaataaagttcATGTTATATCTTAAGCAAAGGAAATGAACAATTCATAATAACAAAGAAATATAGTAAATTTTCTTTGATATTCTCGATAAGATAATAATTCCTTTTACTGCTAAGCACAGACTAACCACATTAAACAGATGACTAGCtaatcatagacataagttgaTTATATATTACAAATAGTACGAAACTGAACAATTtctaaattttcatagttgaaatcatgtgttaattgaagctagaccaccatggaaaacctggaagtactggacggccattttgtcctattatgggactcctcagcagtgcgcatccacgatcccgcacttgcgagattcgaacccaggacctactggtctcgcgccagagcacttaaccgatagaccactgagccggcatccaacggtgttaatgtgtaacttcaaccaatttcaatttctaaattatataaataaatatgctTCGTCAGATAATTCTGTTTTGATCTAACGCCTTGTTATTGCATAGTTTTATCACCTAGTTTGTCGTTTACGTAGAAAAACAATATTCATCAAGATAGATCAGATATTCTcaatttcaatataaattatgaataaaatacaaaaaaaaaccgTAATATTGTTCAAGAATGAAAAATTTATTAAGTTTACGtgattttaattatatttaaatacCTAAGTTAACATCATCTTGTCTGGCTTGaattcaataaaaatgatctgaATTGTATTCATATTTACATAATCACGTTAATTAGTATAAAATCAATTTTGGACAGAACACTTATGTTGGTGAatcgattttttttatttggcCTACATAATTTATAGACTTaaactgtaataataataaataagtattcTGATATAATAAAAGTTCCAAAATTCTGTATAAAATGAACTTTTTTGAAGTTCTAGCTAATTTTCCTTGCATATTTATTATTCTCTTATTCTAGTGAAATAGCTTCTATTAAGAATACGTTGTATTTATTGATTTGCATATTGTTGTTCCTTTTTAGATATGAACCTAAAACTGTTGTGATGTAGGACTTTTATAAATATCATTAAACTGTATGCTTCTAATTATAGGTTATTAACACTTCGACACCATAACTAATGGAACTAAAAGATTTATACTTAAATTTATCATCATATTGTATTATTATGTCATTCGATATATGTACGcaatcaaatgaaaataaatgttttccatTTTCAAAGATGTCTTTTGTTTGCCAATGAAATAAGGTTTTTCTGAACATAAACTATTAAGGCACAGTATCTAGCAACAGAGGTAATACATAATGTGAAAATAAAAAAGATGTTGTTAGAACATACTTGGATTTTTTCAAGATACGCAACCCATTCTTGACCCGTAATACTTGTTTTAGAATTTAACCAAACAGAAATTTCGGACAGGTAAGCTTTATATTCCTGAGAAGCCGGAAGAATCTTGAATCCATAgagaatgaaataattaaaaaaacaattaaagGAATATAGTGCTTCCCTGTGTTATTAATAATACTTATATTGTGAAAACCCTTTGAAATTTAAGAAAACGAATGAAGCCACTGAATTTCGATTTACTGTTGTTTAAAGCATGAGATTTTCTAGACTCATGTATTAAACTATTGTTTGCCTACCATTTACCGGAAGTGAAAAAGAAACGCAGAACTTCATGCACAGTTTATTCCGAATACAAAGTTTTTTATAAAGAAGATAACTCATTATTTATTTCTAGAGCCTCCATCCAAAAATAACATAGGATAATCATTCAGATAAAAACCCGTTAATCCTAATTACTGTGGCAAAGAATCTTTCATCGGATTCCTAAAGTGGAATAAATTAGATTCGGATATCGTAAAAATATTCACTACCAAACAGTTTATACATCAAGACGTCAATTAGGAAGTATAACTTTTGTTGACTTTAAATTTGAGTAATAGGCTTATTTAATAGATTGATATGATCTAATTCGAAAACATTGTCATCCATAATCCAGAAAGGCTATCAGAATAAAGGAGAAAAACTATGAAAGTTTGTCTTTTCACTCAACTCGATAtcttaaataagaataattaacATTTGTCTATATTAatttagatcagagggggttttgtggagaatttagtattttcacagttgaaatcatgagtcaattgaagctagaccaccatggaaaacctggaagtactggacggccgtttcgtcctattatgggactcctcagcagtgcgcatccatgatcccgcactcgcgagactcgaacccaggacctaccagtatcgagccgaagcccttaaccgatagaccactgagccggcatccaacggtgttaatgtctaacttcaactgatccacaaaattcagcaaccgttcaccaattgtcttcagtgagtcgatatctctacaacagacttggttgaactccactggtcactgcttcccactagaactcaaggaaatattccttacagtcagtcactagtgagcatatgattatagatcagaaggggtttttgtggatatttcaatattttcatattatgggactcccataataggacgaaacggccgtccagtacttccaggttttccatggtggtctagcttcaattgactcatgatctcaactagaaaatactaaattctccacaaatcaCCCTCTGATCTtatatcatatgctcactagtgactgacttcaagagatatttccttgagttctagtgggaagcagtggccagtggagttctagcaagtctgttgtagagatatcaactcactgaagacaattggtgaacggtcgctcaaaatcgtggattggttgaagttagacattaacaccgttggatgccggccagctcagtggtctatcggttaagggcttcggctcgatactggtaggtcctgggttcgagtctcgcgagtgcgggatcgtggatgcgcactgctgaggagtcccataataggacgaaacggccgtccagtacttccaggttttccatggtggtctagcttcaattgactcatgatttcaactgtgaaaatatattaatttaaacaacTTCTACATCCTGAGAATTCGTAACAGTGACACAGGTTATCACTAGTGCTACCATTATAGTGATGATACCACCATTTTGTTGCcaaatagaataatatattgcCTGCATTGTAAAAATTTTGCAGAATTAATATCAtcttatgaaaataattatcatcAGTTAGTTGGTTGTGATAAGTTTTCATTATATGTAACAGGAACTGTAAAAATTGGAAAATCATTCATCAAAATTAAGACTTGTTTTGTTAGTTGGCATAGAATGATCGGTCACCATAGTTACgcgaaaataaacaaataaaataaatatgactACTAATTAGCAGTTAGATTCTGTTATACAAAAATATATGAAAGGCTAATAACGACGATTATATGACAGTTTATATTCCAAAAGTTATTACACATATACAAATTTAAAACTTAaaagttttaaatatttaaatttgatCTAAAGAGACATTCATGGTTATGCATTTCATAAATCGTTGTAAATATTCAAAGattcttaatgttgatgttcgACAAAGATCTATTTGAATTTTTCAAAAAGGCGGTCAAATCCAAGCCTTCAGAGTATGTAATCTAATATTTTCAGAAAGTCAATCACATGATTgaacaaaaagaaataatagCTATTTTTCCATTGTGGTTAAACCAAATACACTGATAACGGAAGCTTTCACTAGATGGAAGATTATTTTGTTAAGAAAACGATAGCCCATCATTTTTAAAATGCTTGCTCCAGCTGATGTTAATCTACGAGCAAAACAATTCATAGTGTAATAGAATATGATTGAACTGTACTAAGTTGATAATTTCAAACTTATTGATTGATACTATTTTATTTGACTTTGAGTATTAGTAATCATTCACTAATGCTCAGAATTATGATAAGACACCCGATCAATAGCACCATTAAGCCTCTAATAGTACACTGACTAATGCTGATTGACGTGTGATAGATAATAACCGTTCTGTCAATCTTAAGTGCTCTGATAACTTTAAAAGTGTACGTCTTACACATAGATGGATGAGCAGTAGATATGTGTCAATTATTTACGTATATACAATATTTTAATACTTATTGAACTTAAGTTTTAGACAAAGTATAAATGAGCTCTAAATTGTATCACTATACTCTTATCAATAGATGATTCATACAGTCCAGTGATTTCAACTTTTTTTTACAGAAAGACTTTTAAATGCATTTATCATAAGAGTCATTCCCAAAATAATATACTATTATTGtgttaaaataattttgatgtaTATTCATTTGAAAGATACACTTTAATTCAAATATCTAACGGTAATTTTGAGAAAGTTATTTGTATTTAGATGGTTGAAATGGTTCCTTTTTAAGAGCTATGAAAACGTTAAAACAATTTTCCTGTGTAATGTAGTACGAAAAGTTGGTACATAATGTTTATAAAGTATGATCTTATCATTTTATCTCATTTAGAACACACGATTTATAGTATTTCCTTCTTTAATTTTAAACTTTTGATGACGAGATTATTGTTCTAATTTGGAAGTTAATGGATTAAAGTCAATCATTAAGGGAAGTCTTAGATCTAAATTTCTTACTAGTTGACACTCATTTGCAAGACTTACCTGGTATTTTAAAGAAATCAATATTCTCATGAGATACATTCACATTCCTATCACTTAATGTCACGGTTAGAGatgttatcaataaaatatcgAAGTTAAGAGTAAATTCCTACGAAAGTTAAAATTTTGTCTTAAGACATTTGGTACACTCTATATTAACTATTACTGCCTCATTCAGTTAAGTTTTGGAAAAACAGTTGTCACAAACAGAGTAACATTAAAGAAGGTGAGGAACTGAGCTAACATTGATAAATTTGTCCAAGACTGAAATAAGAAAGGCATTAGCTATAGATGACTATATGAAAAAACtaacttattttaaaaataatcagaaGAAAATAGAGTCTCATATTTACTCCGAAATCTTAAAGAAAGCAGGTAAATAGATTGGAATTGTTGTTGGCTGGACGGAATTATCTTGCATTACTGTGGTAAAAAAAGTGTAAGAATTAAGAAGATGGCTGTTAGTTACTATTATCTACTGAGAATGTTATTATTACCGGTTCATAGTGTGACTGATTATTATCAAACGGTTAATTGATAAACAACCATAAACATTCGGTGAAAATAAAGTTATTGAGGAAGAGAGTCATATTAATCACTGATACCCTGAAAAACAAATTAGGCCTTGTACAGGACCGTCAGACACGTAAAATTTATCATCCTTTCTTCAATGTTCAATTAGAAATGTGATATTTAATATTTCTGAATATTTTTCCGTTTATCCAGTGGATGTGCGCTGCGTATAAGAGTATAGTTTTCACTGGTCATTTAATTTCTAACATCCAAGACTATCTGCATATGTTACATATAAACACCTCACGGCAGTCCATTGCAACGTGCTGGATTAGTTAAG
The Schistosoma mansoni, WGS project CABG00000000 data, supercontig 0219, strain Puerto Rico, whole genome shotgun sequence genome window above contains:
- a CDS encoding quiescin q6-related sulfhydryl oxidase — protein: MEVNSLLILDYSAPLKREIQSAIIPGLTEVDVRNRRSGEVIVRGPEEQVRMVLQRMSGSEPRLEENSQAEVDVKTTPIQIKYPPVYAVDVYRSLSMLLQSDVGARDKIEGPALEALKEFLDILYGILPASQEYKAYLSEISVWLNSKTSITGQEWVAYLEKIQFPLYKGPFIACNGSKPHFRGYPCGLWTLFHALTVEQYLLSSSSPDNQVDAVAHALGRFIPRFFSCTYCAFHFALNTANLARPGESILPENRVTPNSNEFVFDESVIPTLPKAPETPRDTVLWLNAVHNRVNKRLAGQPSEDPTAPKVQFPPSYLCPTCWSHSSTGELELGKTPETEESLFQFLVERYRASSWKYVDLPTVFITNAVELKTEQPVPDLLIISIISVVLTILAAVILLAGLHFLCRRRRLFRRRRGQYAGGQSV